One window of the Trypanosoma brucei gambiense DAL972 chromosome 5, complete sequence genome contains the following:
- a CDS encoding T. brucei spp.-specific protein, with the protein MESYPNSPDSSPCEEHAAVVHDPQQYHDIIDDIPVVESYDCSRSFTVTEYNPVTEIPHSEEDGSEGDLQYDFINRGDVFSELGGALAREGISTRSSGFVPAVESEGDWSPTLPPHRAALSMDRMDGISEPQLRMERVAPHRTLTPEEVRELLNKRNEAIKKERAFPLRGGSRYTYHQQRQYRPVRRAGGQMRHYTHTSGQTENLVLLVPHGTAATATVVPDACMQQPQFIGVQAVVLNAGQRPFGLPSSPQQHVCMHLQPSQLQPHHGIGQFYYF; encoded by the coding sequence ATGGAGTCATATCCCAACAGCCCAGACTCGAGTCCGTGCGAGGAACATGCGGCAGTGGTTCATGACCCCCAACAATACCACGACATAATTGATGACATTCCCGTGGTGGAATCTTATGATTGCTCCCGCAGCTTCACAGTAACGGAATACAACCCCGTGACAGAAATACCCCATTCAGAGGAGGATGGTAGCGAAGGGGATTTGCAATATGATTTCATCAATAGGGGTGATGTCTTCTCAGAACTTGGTGGCGCATTGGCAAGAGAAGGAATAAGCACCAGATCCAGTGGTTTTGTACCGGCTGTGGAATCGGAAGGTGATTGGTCTCCCACATTACCACCGCATCGTGCCGCTCTTTCCATGGATCGTATGGATGGTATTTCTGAGCCCCAACTGCGGATGGAGCGCGTGGCACCACACCGCACCCTCACACCAGAGGAAGTTCGCGAGCTCTTAAATAAGAGAAATGAAGccataaagaaagaaagagcgtTTCCTCTTAGGGGTGGATCGCGTTACACTTATCATCAGCAGCGGCAATACCGGCCTGTGCGACGTGCAGGAGGCCAAATGCGGCACTACACGCACACGAGTGGGCAAACGGAAAATCTTGTGCTTTTGGTTCCTCATGGAACTGCAGCGACGGCTACGGTGGTTCCAGACGCGTGTATGCAACAACCGCAATTTATTGGTGTTCAGGCGGTGGTATTAAACGCTGGGCAGCGGCCATTTGGTCTGCCGTCATCCCCGCAACAACATGTGTGCATGCATCTGCAACCGTCTCAACTGCAGCCGCATCATGGGATTGGGCagttttactatttttaa
- a CDS encoding T. brucei spp.-specific protein, whose translation MRPTGVRCLASPLSLMRVTGTPNTGPRVLSPDGTKFSWDPYSGASVDGSEVFTQSPHLAAQFPGHASPIQLPPPNVASDGVSFASTLNWQSQGDGGAAYDSSVVGYWEETGPNRGALRLGSDEQQQQQQQQQQHQLYRTGPLAQTFFQTTGSGAPPFDNAVVTHGDANFNSGFGVVASPHRPSSRAGRYGTSRGVSLSASRGRSFESTPLWGHGQSGAAERKLPFRRMIPPPVPYELALRQLSRSGLADPEGVLEGILRHWHRSTQVAVGVLRSEAASSVEESCPSPPSGNDREAIVEWVTRCEGWWQQNFGTQPRSGADRQNAAHTFNGNRGHRSNDGRRPHTSGAASRNNHAFAGMNGRRG comes from the coding sequence ATGCGCCCCACCGGAGTACGCTGTCTTGCTTCACCCCTCAGCTTAATGAGAGTTACCGGAACCCCCAACACCGGCCCACGTGTGTTGTCGCCTGATGGTACGAAATTTTCATGGGATCCCTACAGCGGTGCATCCGTTGATGGAAGTGAAGTTTTCACCCAGTCACCCCATCTCGCCGCGCAGTTCCCCGGTCACGCGTCTCCTATTCAACTCCCTCCGCCCAATGTGGCGTCGGATGGTGTCTCTTTTGCATCGACACTTAATTGGCAATCTCAAGGGGACGGCGGAGCAGCATATGATTCCTCAGTTGTTGGGTACTGGGAAGAAACCGGTCCCAACCGTGGCGCACTGCGACTTGGTTCCgatgaacaacaacaacaacaacagcaacagcaacaacatcagttATATCGGACAGGCCCACTCGCGCAAACGTTCTTCCAGACGACCGGCAGCGGTGCACCTCCCTTCGACAACGCCGTTGTTACGCATGGTGATGCTAACTTTAATTCAGGTTTTGGTGTGGTGGCATCGCCGCATCGCCCATCATCGCGAGCGGGACGTTACGGCACTTCACGTGGTGTTTCTTTATCCGCCTCTCGAGGAAGATCTTTTGAATCCACTCCATTATGGGGCCACGGGCAATCCGGAGCCGCAGAGAGAAAGCTTCCATTTAGACGTATGATCCCTCCGCCCGTCCCTTATGAACTTGCATTGCGTCAACTCTCCCGTTCGGGTCTTGCCGATCCCGAAGGGGTTCTCGAAGGAATTCTTCGTCACTGGCACAGGTCTACACAAGTTGCAGTCGGTGTACTTCGTAGCGAAGCTGCTTCTTCAGTTGAGGAAAGTTGCCCGTCCCCTCCTTCAGGAAATGACCGCGAAGCAATAGTCGAATGGGTGACACGTTGCGAGGGATGGTGGCAACAGAATTTCGGAACCCAACCCCGCAGCGGTGCTGACCGGCAAAATGCGGCTCATACGTTTAATGGAAATCGGGGACACAGATCCAATGATGGAAGGCGTCCTCATACATCAGGGGCTGCAAGTAGGAATAATCATGCATTCGCCGGCATGAACGGAAGAAGGGGGTGA